The Bos indicus x Bos taurus breed Angus x Brahman F1 hybrid chromosome 13, Bos_hybrid_MaternalHap_v2.0, whole genome shotgun sequence genome includes a region encoding these proteins:
- the DEFB116 gene encoding beta-defensin 116, with translation MGYVLSFCLANPSPLQHNPPFSLDISVMKPCLMTISILLILVHKTPGGLFRPYYGKSQEESWNPCQLHQGTCRNACRKNELQYLTCLNHEKCCLKFFVKVQSANNVKQESNSNPSLSVTTLSNYSQI, from the exons ATGGGATATGTGTTATCCTTCTGCCTGGCTAACCCCAG TCCCCTGCAACACAACCCTCCATTCTCTCTGGATATATCAGTCATGAAGCCTTGTTTAATGACCATTTCCATCCTTCTGATCTTGGTTCATAAGACTCCAG GTGGCCTGTTCAGACCCTATTATGGCAAGAGCCAAGAAGAGTCTTGGAATCCATGCCAGCTTCACCAAGGCACATGCCGAAATGCCTGCAGAAAAAATGAACTTCAATACTTAACCTGTCTAAATCACGAAAAGTGCTGCCTAAAATTTTTTGTGAAAGTGCAAAGTGCAAACAATGTGAAGCAGGAGTCTAACTCCAACCCCAGTTTGTCAGTTACAACGCTTTCAAACTATTCTCAGATTTGA